Proteins encoded by one window of Kribbella flavida DSM 17836:
- a CDS encoding HAD-IA family hydrolase yields MVRKPVGHTRAGPRTVTTDPLRQLFDSADAVLFDFDGPICSVFDGYPAQRITAELRELAGTLPHDLDEALRKPAGPHELLLAAATDQRLATRLERALQEAEIKAVETARPTPGAAESLAACKSSGKLVAIVSNNYTEAVVRYLVRTGLADRVAHVEGRDPSDPTLMKPSPHLLDRATVALGIRTAACVFIGDQASDMEAGRAAGTRIIGYANKPGKSEALTHSGASAVVDSMFAIAAAIR; encoded by the coding sequence GTGGTTCGAAAGCCTGTGGGGCACACTCGGGCAGGTCCGCGAACTGTGACAACCGATCCACTCCGACAGCTATTCGACTCAGCTGACGCAGTCCTTTTCGACTTCGACGGACCGATCTGCTCCGTGTTCGACGGATACCCCGCCCAGCGCATCACGGCCGAGCTTCGTGAGTTGGCCGGCACGCTTCCGCACGACCTTGACGAGGCACTGCGAAAGCCTGCCGGTCCTCACGAGTTGCTGCTAGCGGCCGCCACCGATCAGCGGCTCGCGACCCGGCTTGAGCGGGCCTTGCAGGAAGCCGAGATAAAGGCGGTGGAAACTGCGCGGCCCACTCCGGGCGCAGCTGAGTCGCTGGCCGCCTGCAAGAGCAGCGGCAAGCTGGTAGCGATCGTGAGCAACAACTACACCGAAGCCGTCGTGCGCTACCTCGTCCGCACCGGCCTAGCCGACCGAGTAGCGCATGTTGAGGGCCGCGACCCCTCGGACCCGACTTTGATGAAGCCCAGCCCACACCTACTCGATCGCGCGACGGTTGCCCTTGGCATCCGTACGGCAGCTTGTGTCTTCATTGGTGATCAGGCTAGTGACATGGAGGCCGGGCGGGCGGCCGGAACCCGCATCATCGGGTACGCCAACAAGCCCGGCAAGTCGGAAGCGTTGACACACTCCGGCGCATCCGCGGTCGTCGACTCGATGTTCGCTATCGCAGCAGCGATTCGCTGA